The proteins below are encoded in one region of Brassica napus cultivar Da-Ae chromosome A6, Da-Ae, whole genome shotgun sequence:
- the LOC106431573 gene encoding purple acid phosphatase 8 isoform X1, with product MDTMRDKPIKFSSSVFCLIILLSVYNSTAELRRLVQPPKSDGTLSFLVVGDWGRRGSYNQSQVARQMGKTGMNLNIDFVISTGDNFYDDGITSPYDCQFQDSFTNIYTAPSLQKPWYNVLGNHDYRGNVDAQISPILKDLDCRWVCLRSYVVNADIVDIFFIDTTPFVDKYFDEPKDHVYDWSGVLPRNKYLNNLLADLDVSFQESVAKWKVVVGHHTIKSAGHHGITKELEKQLLPILEANEVDLYINGHDHCLEHISSINSGIQFMTSGGGSKAWKGDVNEWNPQEMRFYYDGQGFMSVYLSEAELRVAFYDGFGRVLHRWNTYKKGIYTDI from the exons ATGGATACCATGAGAGATAAGCCCATAAAATTCTCATCTTCTGTTTTCtgtttgatcattttattaTCGGTGTATAACTCTACGGCGGAGCTACGACGGTTGGTTCAACCACCAAAATCCGATGGTACACTCAGTTTTCTCGTTGTCGGCGACTGGGGAAGAAGAGGTTCTTATAATCAGTCTCAAGTAGCTCGTCAG ATGGGAAAAACAGGAATGAATTTAAATATCGATTTCGTCATTTCGACTGGAGATAACTTTTACGATGACGGAATAACAAGTCCATATGATTGTCAATTTCAAGATTCTTTTACCAATATTTACACAGCACCCAGCTTACAAAAGCCATGGTATAATG TATTAGGAAATCATGATTATAGAGGTAACGTCGATGCACAAATCAGCCCGATACTGAAGGATTTGGACTGTCGATGGGTTTGTTTAAGATCTTACGTTGTTAATGCCG ATATCGTCGATATTTTCTTCATAGACACAACACCGTTCgtagataaatattttgatgaaccAAAGGACCATGTTTATGATTGGAGCGGCGTATTACCAAGAAACAAGTATCTTAACAATCTCTTAGCG GATCTCGATGTGTCATTTCAAGAATCAGTGGCGAAATGGAAAGTAGTAGTAGGTCACCACACAATCAAAAGTGCAGGTCATCACGGTATCACGAAAGAGCTTGAAAAACAACTTTTACCTATCCTTGAG GCTAATGAAGTGGATCTCTACATAAACGGGCATGATCATTGCTTGGAGCACATAAGCAGCATTAACAG TGGAATACAATTTATGACAAGTGGCGGTGGGTCCAAGGCGTGGAAAGGGGATGTGAATGAGTGGAACCCGCAAGAGATGAGGTTTTACTACGATGGACAAGGTTTCATGTCGGTTTATCTATCGGAAGCAGAACTGCGTGTAGCTTTTTACGATGGATTCGGTCGCGTTCTGCATCGATGGAACACTTATAAGAAGGGGATTTATACTGATATCTAA
- the LOC106431573 gene encoding purple acid phosphatase 8 isoform X2 gives MGKTGMNLNIDFVISTGDNFYDDGITSPYDCQFQDSFTNIYTAPSLQKPWYNVLGNHDYRGNVDAQISPILKDLDCRWVCLRSYVVNADIVDIFFIDTTPFVDKYFDEPKDHVYDWSGVLPRNKYLNNLLADLDVSFQESVAKWKVVVGHHTIKSAGHHGITKELEKQLLPILEANEVDLYINGHDHCLEHISSINSGIQFMTSGGGSKAWKGDVNEWNPQEMRFYYDGQGFMSVYLSEAELRVAFYDGFGRVLHRWNTYKKGIYTDI, from the exons ATGGGAAAAACAGGAATGAATTTAAATATCGATTTCGTCATTTCGACTGGAGATAACTTTTACGATGACGGAATAACAAGTCCATATGATTGTCAATTTCAAGATTCTTTTACCAATATTTACACAGCACCCAGCTTACAAAAGCCATGGTATAATG TATTAGGAAATCATGATTATAGAGGTAACGTCGATGCACAAATCAGCCCGATACTGAAGGATTTGGACTGTCGATGGGTTTGTTTAAGATCTTACGTTGTTAATGCCG ATATCGTCGATATTTTCTTCATAGACACAACACCGTTCgtagataaatattttgatgaaccAAAGGACCATGTTTATGATTGGAGCGGCGTATTACCAAGAAACAAGTATCTTAACAATCTCTTAGCG GATCTCGATGTGTCATTTCAAGAATCAGTGGCGAAATGGAAAGTAGTAGTAGGTCACCACACAATCAAAAGTGCAGGTCATCACGGTATCACGAAAGAGCTTGAAAAACAACTTTTACCTATCCTTGAG GCTAATGAAGTGGATCTCTACATAAACGGGCATGATCATTGCTTGGAGCACATAAGCAGCATTAACAG TGGAATACAATTTATGACAAGTGGCGGTGGGTCCAAGGCGTGGAAAGGGGATGTGAATGAGTGGAACCCGCAAGAGATGAGGTTTTACTACGATGGACAAGGTTTCATGTCGGTTTATCTATCGGAAGCAGAACTGCGTGTAGCTTTTTACGATGGATTCGGTCGCGTTCTGCATCGATGGAACACTTATAAGAAGGGGATTTATACTGATATCTAA
- the LOC106431552 gene encoding purple acid phosphatase 7 — MKMFSVRLIFLILCIFFDGSLSKLERLEHPVTKSDGSLNILVVGDWGRQGCFNQSLVAHQMGIVGEQLDIDYVISVGDNFYDDGLKGDTDPAFEASFSHIYTHPSLQKQWYSVLGNHDYRGNVSAQLSHVLTQKDWRWFCRRSFVLCSGMVELFFVDTNPFVEQYFTDPEDHTYDWSNVLPRDRYISNLLHDLDLAMKKSRATWKFVVGHHGIKTAGEHGVTQELVDQLLPILEENKVDVYMNGHDHCLQHIGSDGGIQFLTSGGGSKAWRGVILPWDPKELKLYYDGQGFMSLHITHSQAKFIYYDISGNVLHQFTLSK, encoded by the exons ATGAAGATGTTCAGCGTACGTTTGATTTTTCTTATTCTATGTATCTTCTTCGATGGTTCTTTGTCAAAGCTTGAAAGGTTGGAGCATCCGGTGACGAAATCCGATGGCTCTTTGAATATTCTGGTCGTCGGAGATTGGGGACGACAAGGATGTTTTAATCAATCTCTCGTTGCTCATCAG ATGGGAATTGTGGGAGAGCAACTAGACATAGATTATGTGATATCAGTGGGAGATAATTTCTATGACGACGGTTTAAAAGGAGACACTGATCCTGCTTTTGAAGCCTCATTCTCTCACATCTACACTCATCCTAGTCTCCAAAAACAGTGGTATTCTG TTTTGGGGAACCATGATTACAGAGGAAATGTTTCAGCACAACTAAGTCATGTTCTTACCCAAAAAGATTGGAGATGGTTTTGTCGCAGATCTTTTGTCTTATGCTCAG GAATGGTGGAGCTTTTCTTTGTGGATACAAATCCATTTGTAGAACAATACTTCACAGATCCAGAAGACCACACTTATGATTGGAGCAACGTGTTACCCAGGGATAGATATATCTCCAACCTCTTACAT GATTTAGATTTAGCGATGAAAAAGTCGCGTGCCACATGGAAATTTGTCGTGGGACATCATGGGATCAAAACCGCAGGTGAGCATGGTGTGACCCAAGAGCTTGTCGATCAACTTCTTCCAATTCTAGAG GAAAATAAAGTGGACGTGTACATGAACGGACATGATCATTGCTTGCAACACATTGGGTCTGACGG TGGGATTCAATTTCTAACAAGTGGAGGAGGATCAAAGGCATGGAGAGGAGTTATTCTGCCGTGGGATCCAAAAGAACTAAAACTTTATTACGACGGACAAGGTTTCATGTCTCTTCACATTACTCACTCTCAAGCTAAGTTCATCTACTATGATATTTCCGGCAATGTTCTTCACCAATTCACTTTGTCCAAATAA
- the LOC106411520 gene encoding uncharacterized protein LOC106411520, with amino-acid sequence MVVLGIQSLNWYVHGGFMEKKKKHLNGIVRATERDDSSSQRFEIDRDKARQALKQLDQQIESQADEKPRTFVKTSSDVVRTSSGGSSSMDPFMFEEPPEMSGSFLTTTAFLLLAFTLFYNILFFTVIKPSMDGPESVPADTIIAMSDSELVQFPLSSSPKKNF; translated from the coding sequence atgGTGGTGTTAGGGATACAGTCTCTTAATTGGTACGTACATGGCGGAttcatggagaagaagaaaaaacatctGAATGGTATTGTCAGAGCCACTGAAAGGGACGACTCTTCTTCACAGAGATTCGAAATCGATAGAGATAAAGCTAGACAAGCTCTGAAACAGCTCGACCAACAAATCGAATCTCAAGCCGATGAAAAACCAAGAACCTTCGTCAAGACATCATCGGACGTCGTCAGAACAAGTAGTGGAGGTTCTTCATCAATGGATCCATTCATGTTCGAAGAACCACCTGAGATGTCCGGATCATTCCTCACAACTACAGCTTTTCTTCTCTTAGCTTTCACTTTgttctataatattttgttcTTTACAGTTATTAAACCATCCATGGATGGACCAGAATCAGTTCCAGCAGACACGATAATAGCTATGTCTGATTCTGAACTTGTCCAGTTTCCACTTTCGTCTTCtcctaaaaaaaacttttaa
- the LOC106411511 gene encoding pentatricopeptide repeat-containing protein At2g01860-like: MMHCPVSSSLIFQPSRIKATSKVYAKKKLTKNLRNPRRTKLPPEFGVNLFLRKPITEPLLPLQEEEPEEELDVWEPNEIEAISSLFQQRIPQKPEKPLRVRPLPLPQPHKLRPLSLPTPKPNNLKKPLVPSSSKDPTFLITLARDIKRLPSPEADVSLVLNKWSTFLRKGSLSTTIRELGHMGLPERALQTYRWAEKHPHLFPDNRILASTIQVLAKHHELKLLKFDNTLASKSVIEAMIKGCIEGGWLNLARKLLLIAKSNNRVLDSSIYVKMILEIAKNPDKYHLVVSLLDELEDREDLKLSQQDCTSVMKICVKLKRFELVECLFEWYKESNREPSVVMYTTMIHSRFSEEKYREAMSMVWEMEESNCLLDLPAYRVVIRLFVALDDLGRAMRYYSKLKEAGFTPTYDIFREVISVCIASGRLTKCREICKEVEDAGLRLDADTSFRLLQLENQTMSL; encoded by the coding sequence ATGATGCATTGTCCTGTCTCTTCGTCACTTATCTTCCAACCGAGCAGAATCAAAGCAACATCAAAAGTCTACGCAAAGAAGAAACTCACCAAGAATCTCCGTAACCCACGCCGCACCAAGCTCCCTCCTGAGTTCGGTGTCAACTTGTTCCTAAGGAAACCCATCACAGAACCCTTGTTACCACTACAAGAAGAAGAACCTGAAGAGGAGCTAGATGTCTGGGAACCAAACGAAATCGAGGCAATCTCATCTCTTTTCCAGCAAAGAATCCCTCAAAAACCAGAGAAACCACTTCGAGTCAGGCCTCTACCACTCCCTCAGCCTCACAAGCTACGACCTTTAAGCCTCCCAACTCCAAAGCCCAACAACCTCAAGAAACCACTCGTGCCATCATCATCGAAAGACCCGACCTTTCTCATCACTTTAGCTAGAGACATCAAACGCTTACCTTCCCCTGAAGCAGACGTCTCTCTCGTCCTCAACAAATGGTCCACCTTCCTCCGCAAAGGCTCCCTCTCCACCACCATCCGCGAGCTCGGCCACATGGGTCTCCCCGAGAGAGCTTTACAGACTTACCGTTGGGCGGAGAAGCATCCTCATCTCTTTCCTGACAACCGCATCCTCGCGTCCACCATCCAGGTCTTGGCTAAGCACCACGAGCTGAAGCTTCTTAAGTTCGACAACACCTTGGCTAGCAAGAGCGTTATCGAGGCGATGATCAAAGGCTGCATCGAAGGCGGGTGGCTGAACCTCGCCAGGAAGCTTCTACTCATCGCTAAGAGTAACAACCGTGTCCTCGACTCGAGTATCTACGTTAAGATGATTCTTGAAATCGCTAAAAACCCTGATAAGTACCATCTTGTTGTTTCTCTCCTCGACGAGTTGGAAGATAGAGAAGACTTGAAGCTGAGTCAGCAAGACTGCACGAGCGTGATGAAGATCTGTGTGAAGCTTAAAAGGTTCGAGCTCGTTGAGTGTCTCTTTGAATGGTATAAAGAATCGAACAGAGAGCCGAGCGTTGTGATGTACACTACGATGATACATAGCAGGTTTTCGGAAGAGAAGTATAGAGAGGCGATGAGTATGGTTTGGGAGATGGAGGAATCGAACTGTCTTCTTGATCTTCCTGCTTATAGAGTGGTTATTAGATTGTTTGTGGCGTTGGATGATTTGGGAAGAGCAATGAGATACTACTCTAAGCTCAAGGAAGCTGGTTTTACTCCAACGTATGATATTTTTCGCGAGGTGATTAGCGTTTGTATAGCGTCTGGGAGATTGACAAAGTGTAGAGAGATATGTAAGGAGGTTGAAGATGCTGGATTGAGGTTGGATGCAGACACTTCGTTTAGGTTGTTGCAGCTCGAAAACCAAACAATGTCTCTATAA
- the LOC106431558 gene encoding probable xyloglucan endotransglucosylase/hydrolase protein 27 produces the protein METLSRFLVFMSLFSGFVSGFTLQNLPVTSFEESYTQLFGDKNLFVHKDGKSVRLTLDERTGSGFVSNDLYLHGLFSASIKLPSDYSAGVVVAFYMSNGDMYEKNHDEIDFEFLGNIRGKEWRIQTNIYGNGSTHLGREERSNLWFDPTEDYHQYSILWSDSHIIFFVDNVPIREVKRTASMGGHFPSKPMSLYTTIWDGSKWATNGGKYGVNYKYAPYVAQLTDLVLHGCAVDPIEQFPKCDEGADEDIRAAQEISPSQRVKMGVFRRKHMTYSYCYDRNRYKVALPECVVIPAEAQRLRVHDPVTFGGIPRRHRNGKHRSRRSRVVGTESI, from the exons ATGGAAACTTTGAGTCGTTTCTTAGTGTTCATGTCTCTGTTCTCCGGTTTTGTTTCTGGATTCACTCTGCAAAATCTTCCAGTCACATCTTTTGAAGAAAGTTACACGCAGCTTTTTGGTGACAAGAACTTGTTCGTTCATAAAGACGGCAAATCTGTCCGGTTAACGCTCGATGAAAGGACCG GTTCTGGGTTTGTCTCAAATGATCTATACTTACATGGATTATTCAGCGCTTCAATCAAATTACCTTCTGATTATTCAGCTGGAGTAGTTGTTGCCTTCTAT ATGTCAAATGGAGATATGTATGAGAAGAATCATGATGAGATTGATTTTGAGTTTCTTGGTAATATTAGAGGAAAAGAATGGAGGATTCAGACAAACATTTACGGTAATGGAAGCACTCATTTgggaagagaagagagatctAATCTATGGTTTGATCCAACTGAAGATTATCATCAATATAGTATTCTCTGGTCTGATTCTCACATCAT ATTCTTTGTAGACAACGTTCCTATCAGAGAGGTGAAGCGAACAGCGTCGATGGGAGGTCACTTCCCATCAAAGCCGATGTCTCTCTACACAACAATATGGGACGGTTCTAAATGGGCAACTAACGGTGGCAAGTACGGTGTAAACTACAAGTATGCCCCTTATGTCGCGCAGCTCACTGACTTAGTCCTTCATGGCTGCGCCGTGGACCCTATTGAGCAGTTTCCTAAGTGCGACGAAGGAGCAGACGAGGATATCCGCGCGGCTCAGGAGATTAGCCCGTCGCAGAGGGTTAAGATGGGCGTTTTCAGGAGGAAACACATGACATACTCGTATTGCTATGATCGGAACAGGTACAAGGTTGCTCTACCTGAGTGTGTGGTGATTCCCGCAGAGGCTCAGCGGCTTAGGGTTCATGATCCGGTCACTTTTGGCGGGATTCCGAGGCGTCACCGCAACGGAAAGCACCGGAGCAGGAGAAGCCGTGTTGTTGGAACAGAGTCGATATGA